In Mycolicibacterium phocaicum, one DNA window encodes the following:
- the acpS gene encoding holo-ACP synthase AcpS, which translates to MSILGVGIDLVSIPDFAEQVDQPGTVFAETFTPGERRDAADKSSSAARHLAARWAAKEAVIKAWSGSRFSKRPVLPEGIHRDIEVVTDMWGRPKVRLSGEIAEHLKGVAIHVSLTHEGDTAAAVAVLEQD; encoded by the coding sequence ATGAGCATCCTGGGTGTGGGCATCGACCTGGTCTCGATTCCGGATTTCGCCGAACAGGTCGACCAGCCGGGCACCGTCTTCGCGGAGACGTTCACCCCAGGTGAGCGCCGTGACGCCGCCGACAAGAGTTCGTCGGCGGCACGGCACCTGGCGGCCCGCTGGGCGGCCAAGGAAGCCGTGATCAAGGCGTGGTCGGGCTCGCGGTTCTCGAAGCGTCCGGTGCTGCCCGAGGGCATCCACCGTGACATCGAGGTCGTCACCGACATGTGGGGCCGGCCCAAGGTGCGGCTGTCCGGTGAGATCGCCGAGCACCTCAAGGGCGTGGCCATCCACGTGTCGCTGACCCACGAAGGCGACACCGCGGCCGCGGTCGCGGTCCTCGAGCAGGACTAG
- a CDS encoding GNAT family N-acetyltransferase: MDDAIELRASSLEGPRVRLRKARDSDAKGLIETQTDERVRRYLGGPRPVNEVRAVLEGVGAATLLEAPGCYIATAADSDEMLGTVTLSRRRNDVPGHLHPDGDELELSYVFRPHAWGQGYASEAARLLLRYAAGELDDQPVVIITQTANRPSLRLAERLGFSVVATFEQYDAEQALATAQLAAFLHTEV; the protein is encoded by the coding sequence GTGGATGATGCGATCGAGTTGCGAGCGTCCAGTCTCGAAGGGCCGCGAGTCCGCCTCCGCAAGGCGCGCGACAGCGACGCCAAGGGTCTGATCGAAACGCAGACCGACGAACGGGTGCGCCGGTATCTCGGTGGCCCGCGGCCCGTCAACGAAGTGCGCGCCGTGCTCGAAGGGGTCGGTGCCGCAACGCTATTGGAAGCCCCCGGCTGCTACATCGCGACGGCTGCGGATTCCGACGAGATGCTGGGGACGGTGACGCTGAGCCGCCGTCGCAACGACGTTCCCGGCCATCTGCACCCCGACGGCGACGAACTCGAGCTGAGCTACGTCTTCCGTCCGCACGCCTGGGGTCAGGGGTATGCGAGCGAAGCCGCGCGGCTGTTGCTGCGATACGCGGCCGGCGAGCTGGACGATCAACCTGTCGTGATCATCACCCAGACCGCCAACCGCCCCTCGCTGCGACTGGCTGAGCGCCTCGGGTTCAGTGTGGTGGCGACGTTCGAGCAGTACGACGCCGAACAAGCGCTGGCGACCGCTCAGCTGGCCGCGTTCCTACACACCGAGGTCTAG
- the bcp gene encoding thioredoxin-dependent thiol peroxidase, translating into MAPTPRLEVGDKAPAFSLPDADGNTVKLSDYKGRKVIVYFYPAASTPGCTKQACDFRDSLAELNEAGLDVIGISPDKPEKLAKFRDNEGLTFPLLSDPDRKVLTAYGAFGEKTMYGKTVQGVIRSTFLVDEKGNIEVAQYNVKATGHVAKLRRDLSV; encoded by the coding sequence GTGGCACCGACCCCGCGACTCGAAGTGGGCGACAAAGCCCCCGCATTCAGCCTGCCCGACGCCGACGGCAACACCGTGAAGCTGTCGGACTACAAGGGCCGCAAGGTCATCGTCTACTTCTACCCGGCAGCCTCGACGCCGGGTTGCACCAAGCAGGCCTGCGATTTTCGCGACAGCCTGGCCGAACTCAATGAGGCCGGCCTCGACGTCATCGGCATCTCCCCCGACAAGCCCGAGAAGCTCGCCAAGTTCCGTGACAACGAGGGCCTGACCTTCCCGCTGCTGTCGGACCCCGACCGCAAGGTGCTGACCGCCTACGGCGCCTTCGGCGAGAAGACGATGTACGGCAAGACCGTGCAGGGCGTCATCCGGTCGACCTTCCTCGTGGACGAGAAGGGCAACATCGAGGTCGCGCAGTACAACGTCAAGGCCACGGGCCACGTCGCCAAGTTGCGGCGGGATTTGTCGGTCTGA
- a CDS encoding dipeptidase, whose translation MSDLVAAVREVLPSVRADLEDLVRIQSVWADPARHAEVHRSAALTAKLLSDAGFGEVHIVQEGGAPAVIARHPAPEGAPTVLLYAHHDVQPEGDAAQWDSEPFEPTERDGRLYGRGSADDKAGIAVHLAAMRAHGGNPPVGVTVFVEGEEESGSPSLGALLSAHKELLAADVIVIADSDNWSTEMPALTVSLRGLVDCVVEVATLDHGLHSGIWGGVVPDALSALVRLLATLHDDDGNVAVEGLYEGTAADVDRGPEWVAAETGMLDGVQQIGSGSVVQRLWAKPAITVIGIDTTSIAKASNTLIPRARAKVSMRVAPGGDALAHLAALTRHLESHAPWGVKVTVTPGDVGQPYAIDASGPVYDAARSAFTHAWGVAPVDMGMGGSIPFIAEFAETFPEATILVTGVEDPGTQAHSINESLHLGVLEKAAISEALLLDALAR comes from the coding sequence ATGAGTGATCTCGTCGCCGCTGTCCGCGAGGTGCTGCCGTCGGTGCGTGCCGACCTGGAGGACCTGGTCCGCATCCAGTCCGTCTGGGCCGATCCGGCCCGGCACGCCGAGGTGCACCGCAGCGCCGCGCTGACCGCAAAGCTGTTGTCCGACGCGGGCTTCGGCGAGGTGCACATCGTCCAGGAGGGCGGGGCGCCGGCCGTCATCGCCCGTCATCCCGCACCTGAAGGCGCTCCCACAGTGCTGCTGTACGCGCACCACGACGTGCAGCCCGAGGGCGACGCCGCGCAGTGGGACTCGGAACCCTTCGAACCGACCGAGCGCGACGGCCGGCTCTACGGTCGGGGCAGCGCCGACGACAAGGCCGGCATCGCCGTGCACCTGGCCGCCATGCGGGCCCATGGCGGCAACCCGCCCGTCGGTGTGACGGTTTTCGTTGAGGGCGAAGAGGAATCGGGCTCGCCTTCTCTCGGTGCTCTGCTGAGTGCGCACAAGGAGCTGCTGGCGGCCGACGTCATCGTCATCGCCGATTCGGACAACTGGAGCACCGAGATGCCGGCGCTGACGGTGTCATTGCGCGGCCTGGTCGACTGCGTCGTCGAGGTGGCGACGCTGGACCACGGGCTGCACTCCGGCATCTGGGGCGGCGTGGTGCCCGACGCGCTGAGCGCTTTGGTGCGGTTGCTGGCCACATTGCACGACGACGACGGCAACGTCGCGGTCGAGGGTCTCTACGAGGGCACCGCCGCGGACGTCGACCGCGGGCCCGAGTGGGTCGCCGCCGAGACCGGCATGCTCGACGGCGTGCAGCAGATCGGTTCCGGCTCTGTGGTGCAACGACTTTGGGCCAAGCCGGCCATCACCGTCATCGGCATCGACACCACGTCGATCGCCAAGGCGTCGAACACGCTGATTCCGCGGGCGCGGGCCAAGGTCAGCATGCGCGTCGCCCCGGGCGGCGACGCGCTGGCGCATCTGGCCGCCCTGACCCGCCACCTCGAGAGCCACGCGCCATGGGGTGTCAAGGTCACCGTGACGCCGGGCGACGTCGGCCAGCCGTATGCCATCGACGCCAGCGGACCGGTGTACGACGCGGCCCGGTCGGCGTTCACGCACGCGTGGGGCGTCGCGCCGGTCGACATGGGGATGGGCGGGTCCATCCCGTTCATCGCCGAGTTCGCCGAGACCTTCCCCGAGGCAACGATTCTGGTGACCGGTGTGGAAGACCCCGGCACGCAGGCGCACAGCATCAACGAGAGCCTGCACCTGGGTGTACTGGAGAAGGCCGCGATCTCCGAGGCGCTGCTGCTGGACGCACTCGCGCGCTAG
- the orn gene encoding oligoribonuclease yields the protein MRDELVWIDCEMTGLDLKSDRLIEIAALVTDSDLNVLGEGVDVVIHTDDAALDGMADVVMKMHTRSGLINEVRTSTVTLEEAEQMVLDYIRGHIGQAKTAPLAGNSIATDRGFIARDMPRLDDFLHYRMIDVSSIKELCRRWYPRIYYGQPDKGLAHRALADIHESIRELKYYRGTAFVPAPGPSTSEIAAVAGELGPPTNDAVETDSA from the coding sequence GTGCGTGACGAACTGGTATGGATCGACTGCGAGATGACGGGGCTGGATCTCAAGTCCGACCGGCTCATCGAGATCGCGGCATTGGTCACCGACAGCGACCTGAACGTGCTCGGCGAGGGCGTCGACGTGGTGATCCACACCGACGACGCCGCTCTCGACGGCATGGCCGATGTGGTGATGAAAATGCACACCCGCTCGGGCCTGATCAACGAGGTGCGGACCTCGACGGTCACCCTCGAAGAGGCCGAGCAGATGGTGCTGGACTACATCCGCGGCCACATCGGGCAAGCGAAAACCGCTCCCCTGGCCGGTAATTCGATCGCCACCGATCGCGGCTTCATCGCCCGTGACATGCCGCGTCTGGACGACTTCCTGCACTACCGGATGATCGACGTCAGCTCGATCAAGGAGCTGTGCCGCCGCTGGTACCCGCGCATCTATTACGGGCAGCCGGACAAGGGGCTCGCGCACCGCGCACTGGCCGACATCCACGAATCCATCCGCGAGCTGAAGTACTACCGCGGCACCGCGTTCGTGCCCGCGCCCGGCCCGTCTACCAGCGAAATCGCGGCCGTCGCCGGCGAGTTGGGGCCGCCGACGAACGACGCGGTGGAGACCGATTCGGCTTAG
- a CDS encoding helicase HerA-like domain-containing protein, whose amino-acid sequence MTTDSSASPAQQIAAGYNVTGQALNLGAVVVDGAVDPAAQVKIPLATINRHGLIAGATGTGKTKTLQVIAEQLSTAGVPVVMADVKGDLSGLAQPGAASDKTAQRAKDTGDDWTPTAFPVEFLSLGTTGAGVPVRATVTSFGPILLSKVLGLNQTQESTLGLIFHWADQKGLLLDDLKDLRGVIQFLTSDEGKEELKALGAVSPATAGVILRALINLEAEGGDTFFGLPELKPEDLMRLDPQGRGIITLLELGSQAARPVLFSTFLMWVLADLFTTLPEIGDADKPKLVFFFDEAHLLFADASKAFLDQVEQTVKLIRSKGVGVFFCTQLPTDIPNDVLSQLGARVQHAIRAFTPDDQKALTKTVRTYPKSTVYDLESALTSLGIGEAVVTVLSEVGAPTPVAWTRLRAPRSLMGTIGPDAIAAAAKASPLQATYGPTVDRDSAFERLSAQPAPADAPPAAPDAVPAPVPAEEPDLTASGRVEVEAEGPGMVSEVLQSSAFKSFLRSAATVAGREITRSLFGTTRRR is encoded by the coding sequence ATGACGACTGACTCGAGTGCATCCCCCGCGCAGCAGATCGCCGCTGGTTACAACGTCACCGGCCAGGCCCTGAACCTCGGCGCCGTGGTCGTCGACGGGGCCGTCGATCCCGCCGCGCAGGTCAAGATTCCGCTCGCCACCATCAACCGTCACGGCCTGATCGCCGGCGCGACCGGTACCGGCAAGACCAAGACGCTGCAGGTCATCGCCGAGCAGCTGTCGACGGCCGGGGTGCCTGTCGTGATGGCCGACGTCAAGGGCGACCTGTCCGGGCTCGCGCAGCCCGGCGCGGCCAGCGACAAGACCGCCCAGCGGGCGAAAGACACCGGCGACGACTGGACACCGACCGCGTTCCCCGTCGAGTTCCTGTCGCTGGGGACGACGGGTGCGGGCGTCCCGGTGCGCGCGACCGTCACCAGCTTCGGGCCCATCCTGCTGTCGAAGGTGTTGGGGCTCAACCAGACCCAAGAGTCGACGCTCGGGCTCATCTTCCACTGGGCAGACCAGAAAGGTCTGCTCCTCGATGACCTGAAGGACCTGCGCGGCGTCATCCAGTTCCTGACCAGTGATGAGGGCAAAGAGGAGCTCAAGGCGCTGGGTGCGGTGTCTCCGGCCACCGCGGGCGTGATCTTGCGTGCGCTGATCAACCTCGAGGCCGAGGGTGGAGACACGTTCTTCGGATTGCCCGAACTCAAGCCCGAGGACCTGATGCGTCTGGACCCGCAGGGCCGCGGCATCATCACGCTGCTGGAGCTGGGTAGCCAGGCCGCCCGCCCGGTGTTGTTCTCGACGTTCCTCATGTGGGTGCTGGCGGACCTGTTCACCACGCTGCCCGAGATCGGCGACGCGGACAAGCCGAAGCTGGTCTTCTTCTTCGACGAGGCGCACCTGCTGTTCGCCGACGCGTCCAAGGCGTTCCTGGACCAGGTCGAGCAGACCGTCAAGCTGATCCGCTCCAAGGGCGTCGGCGTGTTCTTCTGCACCCAGCTGCCGACCGACATTCCCAACGACGTGCTCAGCCAGCTGGGTGCGCGCGTCCAGCACGCGATTCGCGCCTTCACTCCCGATGACCAGAAGGCCCTGACCAAGACGGTGCGGACGTACCCGAAGTCGACGGTCTACGACCTGGAGTCGGCGCTGACGTCGCTCGGGATCGGCGAGGCCGTCGTCACGGTGTTGTCCGAGGTGGGTGCGCCGACCCCGGTGGCGTGGACCCGGCTGCGCGCGCCGCGGTCGCTCATGGGCACCATCGGACCCGACGCCATTGCCGCCGCTGCCAAGGCCAGCCCGTTGCAGGCGACCTATGGGCCGACGGTCGACCGCGACTCGGCCTTCGAGCGGCTTTCTGCGCAGCCGGCCCCGGCCGATGCGCCGCCCGCGGCCCCGGACGCGGTTCCCGCTCCCGTACCGGCCGAAGAGCCCGATCTCACCGCATCCGGACGCGTCGAGGTGGAGGCCGAAGGACCCGGCATGGTGTCGGAGGTGCTGCAGAGCTCGGCGTTCAAGAGCTTCCTGCGGTCGGCGGCGACCGTGGCAGGCCGCGAGATCACTCGCAGCCTGTTCGGCACGACCCGCCGGAGGTAG
- a CDS encoding DUF3618 domain-containing protein, with protein sequence MADRNPDEIKQEIDRARDQLALTVDALAERANPQRLADDAKAKAIAIASKPAVIATFAGLGVVVLVVVIRKIRG encoded by the coding sequence GTGGCTGACCGGAATCCTGACGAGATCAAGCAGGAAATCGATCGTGCACGCGATCAGTTGGCGTTGACGGTTGACGCCCTCGCGGAGCGGGCAAACCCGCAGCGCCTGGCCGATGACGCGAAGGCCAAGGCCATCGCGATCGCGTCCAAGCCGGCGGTGATCGCAACGTTCGCCGGACTCGGCGTCGTGGTGCTGGTGGTGGTTATCCGCAAGATCCGCGGATAA
- a CDS encoding nuclear transport factor 2 family protein: MNDIVTAYLKTWNATDPIERKALLDDHWTPEASYTDPMADVTGHDAISGVIGAVHTQFPGFVFSLVSGPDSHHNQARFQWGLGPEGEQPPIVGFDVLATDADGRIRSVHGFLDQVPG, encoded by the coding sequence ATGAACGACATCGTCACCGCGTACCTGAAGACCTGGAACGCCACCGACCCGATTGAGCGGAAGGCGCTGCTCGACGACCACTGGACGCCCGAGGCGTCCTACACCGATCCGATGGCCGACGTCACGGGTCACGACGCCATTTCCGGCGTGATCGGTGCCGTACACACCCAATTCCCCGGATTCGTCTTCTCGCTCGTCAGTGGCCCCGACAGCCACCACAACCAGGCCCGCTTTCAGTGGGGCCTGGGGCCGGAGGGGGAGCAGCCGCCCATCGTCGGGTTCGACGTGCTGGCCACGGACGCCGACGGCCGCATCCGGTCGGTGCACGGCTTCCTGGACCAGGTGCCGGGCTGA